In one Lolium rigidum isolate FL_2022 chromosome 3, APGP_CSIRO_Lrig_0.1, whole genome shotgun sequence genomic region, the following are encoded:
- the LOC124695032 gene encoding chalcone--flavanone isomerase: MAVSELEVDGVVFPPLARPPGTAHAHFLAGAGVRGMELGGNFIKFTAIGVYLQADAAVSALAAKWAGKPADELAADNAFFRDVVTGEFEKFTRVTMILPLTGAQYSEKVTENCVAYWKAVGKYTDAEAAAVDKFKEAFRTESFPPGASILFTHSPAGVLTVAFSKDSSVPESGGVAIENMPLCEAVLESILGEHGVSPAAKLSLATRVAELLNEAAPVGQAAAEPVSVSA, from the exons ATGGCCGTGTCGGAGCTTGAGGTCGACGGCGTCGTCTTCCCGCCGCTGGCCCGTCCGCCGGGCACAGCCCACGCGCACTTCCTCGCCGGCGCAG GTGTGCGAGGGATGGAGCTCGGCGGCAACTTCATCAAGTTCACGGCCATCGGCGTGTACCTGCAGGCCGACGCCGCCGTGTCCGCGCTCGCCGCGAAGTGGGCCGGGAAACCCGCCGACGAGCTTGCCGCAGACAACGCCTTCTTCCGCGACGTCGTCACAG GCGAGTTCGAGAAGTTCACGCGGGTGACCATGATCCTGCCGCTCACCGGCGCCCAGTACTCCGAGAAGGTGACCGAGAACTGCGTCGCGTACTGGAAGGCCGTCGGCAAGTACACGGACGCCgaggccgccgccgtcgacaAGTTCAAGGAGGCCTTCAGGACTGAGAGCTTCCCTCCCGGCGCGTCCATCCTCTTCACCCACTCCCCCGCCGGCGTCCTCACCGTCGCGTTCTCGAAGGACTCGTCGGTACCGGAGTCGGGCGGCGTGGCGATCGAGAACATGCCGCTCTGCGAGGCCGTGCTGGAGTCCATCCTCGGCGAGCACGGGGTCTCGCCGGCGGCGAAGCTCAGCCTGGCGACCAGGGTCGCCGAGCTCCTGAATGAGGCCGCCCCCGTCGGCCAGGCGGCGGCAGAGCCCGTGTCGGTTTCTGCATGA